A segment of the Lepus europaeus isolate LE1 chromosome X, mLepTim1.pri, whole genome shotgun sequence genome:
ACTGATCTTCCGTTGTTGAAAGAGCAGCCCTTGCATTCCAGGAGTGACACCCACTTCTTTCTGAGCCTTTTCCTATATTGATGGAACAAACTACTAGTCTCTTTTTGAAGAATCCTGTGCTAAGGTAGGTGGAAATACTAATTTCCACTTTTCTTGGTGTCAGGGTAATGCTATCCATACAGAATCATTAGGGAGTGCTCCCTCTAGTTTGTCTTGGTGCAGAAATCATGTATGGAATTGGTGTTCTTTCTTCATATGCTGTCTGGCAGAAATTCCAGGAGCGGGGTCTAGGCTCTCAGATCTTATAGCAAAGGCTTTTAACTCACTCCAAAGTCACTTTTTGTAAAAGTCATGGGCCTggatctggcactgtggcatagtgggtaaagccgctgccttcaatGCCGCTTCTGATATGgacgccagctcaagtcctggctactccatttcccattcagctccctgccatagcataggaaagcagtagaaggtggcccaagtccatgggccactgcaccctcatgggagacccagaagaagctcctggctcctgccttcagataggcccagctcctgcagttgcagccacttgaagagtgaaccagcaggtagaagaccttgctctctatctctctacctctctacctctctacctctctacctctctccctcttccccctctcttctctgtaaatctgcctttcaaataaataaataaataagtactaaaaatatcagtatttagaaaaaaagacatgGGCCTGTGAACACTGTCTCGTCTTGGGTCAGTTTGGGTAGCTGACACGTCTCAAGTCATTGGTCCATGCGCACTATGCTGCAGTATTTATTCATGTACAGTGGTTGATAGTGCTGGCACAGGGCGATGTCTTCTGACAGCCCTGCTAATGGGAAGCTGGTCCTTCTCTGTTGTTTTCCCTGCTAGTCATGAACAGCTGTATCAGTtgtgttgatcttttcaaagaaccagcttttaGCTTGATTGGGATTCTCTATTTTTTCTCATTGTAATCTCTTCATTTTTACTCCTGATTCCATAAACAAAATGCTCACTTATACACTATGGCAGTTTGGAGGTCATTAGCCCAGGCACAGCAACCTTTTTGACGAGATGCAAAGCCAAGAGCGCTGAGGGTGGAAATGTCCGAGGCTGCTTGTGTCCTGGACACAAATGCTGAGTGCACAGTGAAAGTCGGCTTTCtataggtgtgtgtgagtgtggacgACAAGAACACATTCCTCACCCAGTAATCTTAAGATTACGCTGCAGAATGGGTGGGGGAAATCAGCAAGGAAGTCACATCAGTGACTGCGTCATTTTGTGCGGCTGGACACGTGGATACGGTAATTGCTGTCACTTCAAGAACCTTTATTGGATGCTGTAGCACTCTAAGCTCCCGAGGTACAGGATCCCTGCCGTGCTCAGAAGCAGCCAGGGAGTGCGTGTCGTTATGCCCACTTTGCGCACAAGaagtgcaccggcagcagcctTCCGTGAGATGTGTAATGGtggttttctttctccttttgctACCCTTTGCTGCAGCCTTGCCTCTTCTGGCCACACATCTGCCCTGCTACCTTCCAGCTGTTTGAGAACCTACAGCCTGACCTCCCTGTCTACAGTCGCAGGCTGCGTGGAGCTCCAGCTTGGACTTGACCTCCATGGATCCAGTCCAGAATTGGAGACCAGGGTTTGCTGCTGACGCCTCCCTGATGGCCATGGCAGAGACTTCCGCGGACAGCAGGGCCGCCTCTCAGCCTCCCTCCACAGAGCAGCTCATGAGGGGCCTGGGGAACATGAACCCCGGTGCCGGCGCTGATCTGCCTGTGCCGCTGCCGGCGGGGCTGCGGCTGCAGCAGCAGTACAGGGAGGCGAAGACCCAGCAGAGGCGGTACGAAAGGCTGCCGCTCCCCCAGGGCAAGAAAGAGCTCCTGGGGCACATAAGACGGAGGCACCGCGACCACAGGGCACCTTATCCGGCCTCACAGGAAGCAAAAATCTCTCCCCCGGGTGACAGAGCTCAGAATCGGTTCCACTGTGAATGTCGCTACTGCCAGAGCCATGGGCCGAGTACGTCCGGAttctctggggagaggggtggggcctCGTGGGAGACCCTAGTGCAGGGCTTCAGTGGCTTGAGCCTCAGCCTGGGGACCAGTCAGCCTGGCGTTCTGCCTGGGGggcccctgcagcagcagcaggaggaggaggaggaggagcgagaGGAGACGTGccaggcagagaggcagcaggaaagCAAGAGAATGTTCCAGAGGCTGCTGAGACAGTGGCTAGATGAGAAATGAGGCGATCATCCTCACGGGACGGGAACCTGAAAGGGTCCAGTCATAGAAGCTGTCCTGCCAGGCCTGGGTATGGGTCCTCCTTGGGGACCAAGCAAGGGGCCACGGTGGGAGGGGACCAAGACCGGTGTTGTGTGTGGAAACCCTGAGAGGAGATCCAGTCCCGGGAAGGGCCTACTCTGCCCTGCCTGTCACGTCTGGAGCGCGTGGAGGCATTCCGTAAAGGCACTGCATGCCAGTGGTCCTGACCTCACCCGCTGCGGCCCCGTGATGCATGTGTCCCTTTCCCACTCTGGATCCCTGTCTTCCCTGCCCGCCTTGTCAGCCAGACAGAAGCTGTCCGTGTAGAGTGAACGCCTCGTTGATGTCCTTGTGCCCTGTGCCAAGTTATCCACTGCCCCGAGAAGCAGCACTAGGTGTGTTGATGTGCACCATGCTGCACTGGGATCCGGGATCAGGAATCTGACGCTAAACAAGGAGTGGGGAAGGGGCGTGTAATTGGAACTTGGTGTATTTCCAACTTGGTGTAATTGGAActgttgtatttctgtgtgtgcacTTTTAGGATGCGTACTAAATGTATCCAAACCATTTCCTGCTCCTTAACCATCCAATAGCATTCTCCCTCACTGCAGTTCCTTTCTGGGCATCTCACCGTCAATACCGAATAAATAGAACGCAGGCTTCTTTGTCAACACCGGCTTGTGTCTTCTTAGATCTGAGCTCACCACCTTTCATTCCCACCTGTACATCAGAGTGTGTCAGGAGGAGCTCCGCATGGTGGGTTGTGGaactgggaggagggcaggcgcCAGCAAACCCCTCAAGTCCCGGTCTGCGGCCACGAGATGAGACCAGCGTCCACAGCAGCGAGGCAGTGCCACTGGCAGGGagtgctcctgctgcaggggagtTGCAAGCAGAGAGTACCGCCCCCAGGAGGAGGTTCTGCgggctggggctgctggcctggctgaggcccacaggCATCTCCATGGTGAAGGTGAGCACGGTGTCCTGCCTGCCACGGGAGAAGCAGAGCATCCTCGAGTCATTTCAGGGTCGTGCATGTTGGGCTTTGCACTCGGGTGTTTGTATTGCAGGAGGTGGGATGACCTCTCCCTTTTATTCCCCTACAGAGTCCTGTCACGTGTCCCCACTGAATGAACACAGGATTCTTCCAAACTGAAAACCAATTCCGCTTTGTGTCAGTCTGTGTTTTTAGGTAGGCCCCCAAGCTGCACGGCTGCAAACATCTACACCTCCAGCCGACACGAGGGTCTGGAGAACAGGTGAGTTCCTGAGATGCTGAACTTGGACTCCCATCTGAGGGCTTGAGTGTTAAATTCCCCTGTCCTGGCACAAGGGCACTGCATCAGGGTTTTCTCTCCTAAACCTCCAAGTCCTCCATGCAAGCTGGCTACCTGGCAGTGCTCAGCAGGGCTGACATGGCTTCTACCTTCTCTGCCTTTTTCCTGGACCTGCCGATCCTCCGGGGCTCTGCAATTCCTCCTTGAGCTCCTTTCATCCTCTCTCATGCATGCACCACGTAGGCTCATTTCAGTCCCTGTGCATGAATTTGGAAAGCAGGGGACAGAGCAGTGAGGGAGTTTGCCCCTGGTTTCACGGGCGGAGCAGGTCCAGAGAGGTGGAAGTGGCACGCCAGCAGGGGCAGGCCGGCTTCAGAGGCGGCTCTGTGCAGCAGCTCGCTCTGCAAGGGCTGGCGGTGAAGTGCGGAGAGCCAGTCACTGCAGAGCACGTGTCATGGCTGGAAGCACCAGGTCTTGGGAGGAGGCCACAACCcaaggggagaggggcagggataCTGGTTCCCATGTTACCATATTCATAGGCAAAGAAAAAGCATTAGACAAATCCAAGACCCATCCATGATGAAACAGAACCTAGTTTCCTGGGTTTGTGCTGCAGTAGGCTCagatgctgcttgcaatgcagCCATCCCATGTGGAGCACCGGATCAAGTTCTGGCTACACCGTTTCCAACACAGCCTCATGCTAagatgcctgggaatgcagcgcataatggcccaagtgtgtgggtccctgcctcccatgtgggagaccaggatgatgaagtttctggttcctggccttgggcTTACCCAGGCCAGCTGTTcaagctatttgaggagtgaaccacttggaaaattccatctctctctctctctctctcccactcccactccctctcccacactcactccctctctctaacaGGCATTTATGAGAAACCCCCAGATCATATCCTATTTGCTAGTGAAAGAATGAATGCTTTCCACTTAAGACCCTGAGCAAGGGAATGGCATCTCCTCGTACCACATCTACCCTATGTCCCACTGCCGTCTCTAGCCAGTGCAGTCCTGTAACAGAAACAAGTGGAAACGTGGAGAAATTGAAGGAAGGCATATGTCCACACTGAGTCACATGCTCAGATGTTCCTTGCCACATTCATGACGGCCCCAGACTGGAAACTACACGTCTGCCAGTCAGCACAGGAGTGAACTGAAGGTGTTATCTCCATAGGCAGAATATTCCAGAACACTAAACAGAGCCTTACTACTGATACCTGCCAGAGAAGGGGCAGAACCAGGCACAGGAGGCACGTATTGCAGGAGGCACTTTGGAGGAAAAGTACAGGAGGGCAAATCTACAGAGATGGGAAAGACATCAGTAGTTGCCTGGGCTTCCAGGTAGTCCTGGGGAGGGAGCACTGGCAGGAGCAAGGGGTCCTTGGGCGGGTGATGGAACTGTTGTCAAACTGCTCGGTGGTGGTGGCTGCGTCACTGCAGGTATTCTCAGTCACTGCCCTGTATCCTTAGTAGCATGAATACTATCCTGTGCTGATTGTACTTCCatagagctctttttttttttttttgacaggcagagtggacactgagagagagagacagagagaaaggtcttccttttgccgttggttcaccctccaatggccgccgcggttggcgcgctgcggccggcgcaccgcgctgatccgatggcaggagccaggggcttatcctggtctcccatggggtgcaggacccaagcacttgggacatcctccactgcactccctggccacagcagagggctggcctggaagaggggcaaccgggacagaatccggtgccccgaccgggactagaacccggtatgccggcgccgcaaggtagaggattagcctagtgagccgcggcgccggcccatagagCTCTTTTTATAAGGTAATGCCTATGTGCACATAAGTCAGGGTTGGAGGCTATGGAATCGTTTTGTACGACAGTAAAGaatctccccctctctttgcGGGTTCTGGGTCCTGCCTATACTTCCTGCATCGTCCATGTGTTTGACGCGCCAGCCAGACACGGCCGCTGTGCACCTCTGGGCAGAAGGCGTGCTGGTGAGTGCACAGTCTCCATGTGTGTCTGTATGCATGCCCAGTCGTGAGTCTCCACCCATCAGTATTGGCTCACCATTCCGGTTCACGGGCAGGCTCCGGGACTCCATCCTGCATGCTCTATCCCAGCGCATGCTTGGCTGTTCATGAGTCTCAAGGGCCAGGCTTCAGTTTCCCTGGAAACCGGCCTCAGCCCTGAGCTTCATCAGAATGGGGAGGGCTGTCTTCTCACCCCAGGGGACCCTGGCCTGAGCTCAGCCAGCTAGCAGGAAGCAACAGCAGAATGGTTACCAAGACAACGGGGCTCCAGATCCTTCCAGCCCAGGAGGCCTTCTCTCTCCCATGGGGCCTACCTGGGTATCCAGTAGGAAAGGGGCAGCCGTGGCCTGAACACAGCCGAGTCCTGGAAATGGTTCAAATACCACTGTAGGAGATAAGCAAGGCAAAGGCAGCTCGCGAAAGAGAAGGTACCTCATACAAAACTTCCAAAAGGCAAAACAACAAACAGCTAAAACTGCAAGATGATATTTTAAAGCAACACAG
Coding sequences within it:
- the FAM156A gene encoding protein FAM156A/FAM156B — protein: MDPVQNWRPGFAADASLMAMAETSADSRAASQPPSTEQLMRGLGNMNPGAGADLPVPLPAGLRLQQQYREAKTQQRRYERLPLPQGKKELLGHIRRRHRDHRAPYPASQEAKISPPGDRAQNRFHCECRYCQSHGPSTSGFSGERGGASWETLVQGFSGLSLSLGTSQPGVLPGGPLQQQQEEEEEEREETCQAERQQESKRMFQRLLRQWLDEK